The following proteins are encoded in a genomic region of Sphingobacteriales bacterium:
- a CDS encoding long-chain fatty acid--CoA ligase, protein MEAKRLFDLLTNQVESNPANLFLSAKTDGNWKHYSFSEVQLLADRVSQLLLNLGLNKEDKIAIISVNRPEWNFTDFGAQQIGVTVVPMYPTISENDYEYIFNDAEIKYAFIGDQSIFQKVKPLLIKCPSLKGIYSFDKNKDTDFFWDVLPEEPHKEVIDFKKEDIHEEELATIIYTSGTTGNPKGVMLTHKNIVSNVRSVKEVTPFGYGEKALSFLPLCHSFERMVCYAYLSFGIHIHYAESLETIADNLQEVKPYCFTTVPRLLEKVYEKIMAKGAALTGLKRKLFDWAMDLGAQYEIGKDKGWWYNRQLAIARKLVFSKWQEALGGNVHFIITGAAAMQPRLITLFTAAGINVLEGYGLTETSPVLCCNQVEESKRCVGTVGIPIPGVEIRMAEDGEIIAKGPNIMKGYYKRPDLTAEVIDSDGWFHTGDIGTWVEQNGNQFLKITDRKKELFKTAGGKYVAPQVIENKLKESTFIEQIMVVGGDDKKFVSALIVPSFPQLAVWAIKNGITASSNEEFVRDSKIHELIHKEIKKFNAFFGHWEQIKKFTLLPVDWTVETGELTPTMKPKRKFISEKYSTAIEAMYAGE, encoded by the coding sequence ATGGAAGCTAAACGTCTTTTTGATTTGCTGACAAATCAGGTAGAAAGTAATCCTGCTAATTTATTCCTTTCGGCCAAGACAGACGGCAACTGGAAACATTATTCATTTTCAGAAGTACAACTCCTGGCAGACAGGGTTAGCCAGTTACTGCTGAACCTCGGACTGAATAAAGAGGATAAGATTGCCATTATTTCCGTAAACAGGCCTGAGTGGAACTTTACTGATTTCGGCGCACAGCAAATCGGGGTAACCGTAGTACCGATGTATCCGACCATCTCCGAAAATGATTATGAATATATATTTAATGACGCAGAAATTAAATATGCCTTTATCGGCGACCAATCCATTTTTCAGAAAGTAAAACCTTTACTGATAAAATGTCCTTCATTGAAAGGCATTTATTCCTTTGATAAAAACAAGGATACCGATTTTTTCTGGGATGTCTTACCGGAAGAGCCGCATAAGGAAGTGATAGATTTCAAAAAAGAAGACATCCATGAAGAGGAACTGGCAACCATCATCTATACTTCCGGAACTACAGGAAACCCGAAGGGTGTAATGCTCACGCACAAAAACATCGTTTCAAATGTAAGGAGCGTTAAGGAAGTGACACCATTCGGCTACGGCGAAAAGGCACTTAGCTTTTTACCGTTGTGCCATAGTTTTGAACGGATGGTATGCTATGCCTATCTTTCTTTCGGCATTCATATCCACTATGCCGAAAGTCTGGAAACCATCGCAGATAACCTGCAGGAAGTAAAACCCTATTGTTTTACCACCGTGCCACGTTTGCTGGAAAAGGTGTATGAAAAGATCATGGCGAAAGGCGCTGCCTTAACGGGTTTAAAACGAAAATTATTCGACTGGGCAATGGATCTGGGCGCTCAGTATGAAATAGGAAAAGACAAAGGCTGGTGGTATAATCGGCAACTCGCTATCGCCCGAAAGCTGGTATTCAGCAAATGGCAGGAGGCCCTTGGCGGAAATGTACATTTCATTATTACGGGTGCCGCCGCCATGCAGCCACGTCTGATTACCCTATTTACCGCAGCCGGCATCAATGTGCTGGAGGGATATGGGCTGACAGAAACATCTCCTGTTTTGTGTTGCAATCAGGTGGAAGAATCCAAACGTTGTGTCGGTACCGTAGGTATTCCCATTCCCGGTGTTGAAATACGTATGGCAGAGGATGGTGAAATCATTGCGAAAGGCCCGAACATCATGAAGGGTTATTACAAGCGTCCTGATCTGACGGCTGAAGTCATTGATTCCGATGGCTGGTTTCATACCGGCGATATCGGGACGTGGGTAGAACAAAACGGCAATCAGTTTTTAAAAATAACCGACCGCAAGAAAGAATTGTTTAAAACCGCCGGCGGAAAATATGTAGCTCCGCAGGTGATAGAAAACAAATTAAAAGAGAGCACTTTTATAGAGCAGATTATGGTAGTGGGCGGTGACGATAAGAAATTCGTCTCCGCGTTGATTGTTCCGTCCTTTCCGCAACTGGCGGTCTGGGCGATAAAAAACGGAATTACCGCATCCAGCAATGAAGAATTCGTAAGAGACTCAAAAATACATGAGCTGATTCACAAAGAAATCAAAAAATTCAATGCATTCTTCGGACATTGGGAGCAGATAAAAAAATTCACCCTGCTGCCGGTAGACTGGACGGTAGAAACAGGTGAATTAACACCAACGATGAAGCCGAAACGTAAGTTCATTTCGGAAAAATACAGCACTGCGATCGAAGCCATGTATGCGGGTGAATAG
- a CDS encoding thiamine pyrophosphate-binding protein yields the protein MNGGEIIAKVLQNHGVKFLFTLCGGHISPIFVSAERLGIRVIDTRHEANAVFAADAVSRLTGIPGVAAVTAGPGLTNTITAVKNALLAQSPLILLGGGAATILKGRGSLQDIDQMSLMKPNVKWAVSISKVKDIIPTLEKAFDVAQSGIPGPVFVECPIDTLYNEELVREWYGAKSQDVPPKNLQERVIQWYINRHARKLFEGKDAVQFNRPEPVSYPKHSYYDLDRVTSKIKKAKMPVMLVGSGAMMNPRKANELANAVTTLGIPVYLSGMGRGLLGKENNLQLRHKRKEAIKEADLIILAGVPNDFRLDYGNHIGHRPFISINRSREDLNKNKRPTIGVLGDPQDFLIELAKKFKGNYPEWIQKLRDRDNEREKSIDEQAAAPMNGMNPIQLFRELDPLLDDNTILVADGGDFVATSAYTLKPRSPLSWLDPGVFGTLGVGAGFALGAKLVFPKKDVWIIYGDGSAGYSLMEYDTFVRHKLPVISLIGNDACWAQIARDQVDFLKSDCAVRLEHSDYEMIGKAFGAEGVRVDNMKTFLWAAGDAKEKSRNGVPYIINAIIGKSDFRKGSISM from the coding sequence ATGAACGGCGGAGAAATTATTGCGAAGGTTTTACAAAATCACGGTGTAAAATTTTTGTTCACCCTTTGCGGCGGACACATATCCCCTATTTTCGTCAGCGCCGAAAGGCTGGGCATTCGGGTGATAGATACCCGCCACGAAGCCAATGCCGTATTCGCGGCAGATGCCGTATCCCGTTTAACGGGCATTCCTGGTGTAGCTGCCGTAACGGCCGGCCCGGGATTAACGAATACCATTACAGCCGTTAAAAATGCGCTCCTTGCCCAATCACCGCTCATACTGTTAGGCGGCGGAGCAGCCACCATATTAAAAGGCAGAGGCTCTCTTCAGGACATTGACCAGATGAGCCTGATGAAACCCAATGTAAAGTGGGCGGTGAGCATCTCCAAAGTGAAAGATATTATTCCCACTTTGGAAAAAGCATTCGACGTGGCGCAATCCGGTATTCCGGGTCCTGTCTTTGTGGAATGCCCGATTGACACCCTTTACAATGAAGAACTGGTGAGGGAATGGTATGGCGCAAAGAGCCAAGATGTACCACCTAAAAATCTGCAGGAACGCGTAATTCAATGGTATATCAACCGGCATGCAAGAAAATTATTTGAGGGAAAAGATGCTGTACAATTCAACAGACCGGAGCCTGTTTCCTATCCGAAACACAGTTATTACGATCTTGACAGAGTTACATCGAAAATAAAGAAAGCCAAAATGCCGGTGATGCTGGTGGGCAGCGGGGCCATGATGAATCCCAGAAAAGCAAATGAGCTGGCGAACGCCGTTACCACATTAGGCATCCCGGTTTACCTCAGCGGTATGGGAAGGGGTTTATTGGGTAAGGAAAATAATCTGCAGCTCCGGCACAAACGCAAAGAAGCCATCAAAGAAGCAGATCTGATTATACTGGCAGGTGTCCCAAATGATTTCCGCCTGGATTACGGCAATCACATCGGGCACCGTCCTTTTATTTCCATTAACCGAAGTCGGGAAGATCTGAACAAGAACAAACGCCCGACGATTGGTGTTTTGGGAGATCCGCAGGATTTTCTGATAGAACTGGCTAAAAAATTTAAGGGTAATTATCCCGAATGGATACAAAAATTGCGCGACAGAGATAATGAACGGGAAAAAAGCATTGATGAGCAGGCTGCTGCACCTATGAACGGGATGAACCCGATTCAGTTATTCCGTGAACTCGATCCGTTATTGGATGATAATACCATCTTAGTGGCGGATGGCGGCGATTTTGTCGCAACATCCGCTTATACCCTGAAACCCCGGTCGCCGTTATCCTGGTTAGATCCCGGTGTATTTGGCACATTGGGTGTTGGCGCAGGATTTGCATTAGGTGCCAAATTAGTCTTCCCCAAAAAAGACGTCTGGATCATATACGGCGACGGCAGCGCAGGGTACAGCCTGATGGAATATGATACGTTTGTACGCCATAAACTGCCCGTTATTTCATTGATTGGAAACGACGCCTGCTGGGCGCAGATAGCCCGCGACCAGGTGGATTTTCTAAAAAGTGACTGCGCCGTCCGGCTGGAACATTCCGATTATGAGATGATTGGTAAGGCCTTCGGTGCGGAAGGTGTACGGGTAGACAACATGAAAACATTCTTATGGGCAGCCGGTGATGCTAAAGAAAAAAGCAGAAATGGTGTGCCCTATATCATTAATGCCATTATCGGAAAATCTGATTTCAGAAAAGGTTCTATCTCCATGTAA
- a CDS encoding VWA domain-containing protein: MELDEYLYGKFVKYFQNKKKISAEIQNRTAVLEELKPRLTILACATTGAHIEIYAAEREGGYKNNNFFLPVSFSKLESLEQNISYYFFRVLYLTIQRKLGFNWSHCDVFSPEESVLKAAEHADQVLSVLFQEYPVTRSMYDKFKERLTAETPGNSVPDYSWLYGKWMKNEQEDTGDKQLKNFTDKIKSAAENNTQTILKAKPVEEVVSIEIDQKQQEDYVLTHNFEKVETAEEFSGVWRDFDGEDELEEHQDALDELNMKYTVRTDDTSHSVYQSDFVENTTVSESGEVSTNAFFISYDEWDFSKRAYKKEFCKLYPKRLRETNVTYYNNTITQNTSVLTGLRKMLTNINNKMQQQKRQTQGNEFDTDSVTDLFVDVHTGHTPSENIYISNRKKEKDISLLLLLDISLSSDGYVNGNRIIDVEKQVAILFGEIIQEFNIDFAIDCFYSKTRNYSTYLTVKGFEDDWNKAKYRIGDITPSGFTRIGTALRHSGALLNNRPSRNKWIILISDGKPNDYDKYEGKYGIRDVRQALHELKQNNINSYALAIEASAKYYLPQMFGQNHYQIVSSPTDLVTSLVRLYEKIKYQT, translated from the coding sequence ATGAATATCTATACGGGAAATTTGTAAAGTATTTTCAAAATAAAAAGAAAATATCCGCTGAAATTCAGAATAGAACCGCTGTGCTGGAAGAGCTGAAACCCAGGCTGACCATACTGGCCTGTGCCACCACCGGAGCGCATATAGAAATCTATGCTGCGGAAAGAGAGGGAGGCTATAAGAACAATAATTTTTTTCTGCCGGTTTCCTTTTCAAAGTTGGAGTCTCTGGAACAGAATATTTCTTACTATTTTTTCCGGGTATTGTATCTTACCATTCAAAGGAAATTAGGATTCAACTGGAGTCATTGCGATGTTTTTTCGCCCGAAGAATCTGTTCTCAAGGCAGCGGAACATGCCGATCAGGTATTGTCGGTCTTGTTTCAGGAATATCCGGTTACGAGGTCCATGTATGATAAATTTAAAGAAAGGCTAACTGCGGAAACGCCGGGAAACTCTGTGCCGGATTATTCGTGGTTATATGGAAAGTGGATGAAGAATGAACAGGAAGACACAGGGGATAAGCAATTGAAAAACTTTACCGATAAAATTAAGTCCGCAGCGGAAAATAATACCCAAACCATACTGAAGGCGAAGCCGGTGGAAGAAGTCGTCAGCATCGAAATTGATCAGAAACAACAGGAAGATTATGTGCTGACACACAATTTTGAAAAGGTGGAAACAGCCGAGGAATTCAGCGGTGTGTGGAGGGACTTTGACGGCGAGGATGAACTGGAAGAACATCAGGATGCACTGGATGAACTCAATATGAAATATACGGTCAGAACGGATGATACTTCACATAGCGTTTATCAGTCCGATTTTGTGGAGAACACCACGGTATCAGAGAGTGGCGAAGTAAGTACAAACGCTTTCTTTATTTCTTATGACGAATGGGACTTCAGCAAACGGGCATATAAAAAGGAGTTTTGCAAGTTGTATCCCAAAAGACTACGGGAGACCAATGTCACTTACTATAATAATACCATAACACAAAATACAAGCGTTTTAACGGGTTTGCGAAAAATGCTGACCAACATCAACAATAAAATGCAGCAGCAAAAAAGGCAAACGCAGGGCAATGAATTTGACACAGACAGTGTCACCGATTTGTTTGTGGATGTTCATACAGGGCACACACCTTCTGAGAATATCTATATTTCCAACAGAAAAAAAGAGAAAGATATATCTTTGTTATTGCTGCTGGATATCAGTCTGTCCAGTGACGGATATGTGAACGGAAACAGAATCATTGATGTAGAAAAACAGGTGGCTATCTTATTCGGTGAAATCATTCAGGAGTTTAACATCGATTTTGCCATTGATTGCTTCTATTCCAAGACCCGCAATTATTCCACATATCTTACGGTTAAAGGATTTGAGGATGATTGGAATAAGGCAAAATACAGAATTGGAGACATCACTCCAAGCGGATTTACCCGGATCGGCACAGCCTTGCGTCATTCCGGGGCATTGCTCAACAACCGGCCTTCCAGGAATAAATGGATTATCCTTATATCGGATGGAAAGCCCAATGATTACGACAAATACGAAGGCAAATATGGCATCCGGGATGTGCGGCAGGCATTGCATGAATTAAAACAGAACAACATAAATTCATATGCACTGGCTATCGAAGCCTCCGCCAAATATTACCTTCCGCAAATGTTCGGGCAGAATCATTATCAGATAGTGTCGTCTCCAACGGATCTGGTGACATCACTGGTCAGATTGTATGAAAAGATTAAGTATCAGACTTAA
- a CDS encoding hydrolase yields the protein MTSLGLLKRENTALLVVDVQERLMPVIDNSEQVIANVNRLIKGMEVLKVPVIITEQYPKGLGNTSKEVELPANAHIIEKMCFSCMLSAPVTMQVQHLNANSLLLCGVESHICVFKTALDALKLGFEVHVIADAVSSRTADNKGIALERLRQAGAFIVSTEMVMFQLLDEAGTDEFKAISKLIK from the coding sequence ATGACTTCACTTGGATTATTAAAAAGAGAAAATACGGCGTTACTGGTCGTTGACGTGCAGGAAAGACTGATGCCGGTGATTGACAACAGCGAACAGGTGATTGCGAATGTCAATCGGCTGATAAAAGGTATGGAAGTGCTGAAGGTTCCTGTCATCATCACAGAACAATATCCAAAAGGATTGGGTAATACCAGCAAAGAAGTGGAATTACCCGCCAATGCACACATCATCGAAAAAATGTGTTTCAGCTGCATGCTGTCTGCTCCTGTAACCATGCAAGTACAGCATCTGAATGCCAACTCCTTATTGCTTTGCGGAGTGGAGTCGCATATCTGCGTATTTAAAACCGCTTTAGACGCCCTCAAACTGGGCTTTGAGGTGCATGTGATAGCGGATGCCGTCTCTTCCAGGACAGCCGATAATAAAGGAATTGCACTGGAACGGCTCAGGCAGGCAGGTGCATTTATCGTCTCCACCGAGATGGTAATGTTCCAGCTGCTGGATGAAGCGGGAACCGATGAATTCAAGGCTATCAGCAAGCTGATCAAGTAA